One Rhodobacteraceae bacterium M385 genomic region harbors:
- a CDS encoding invasion associated locus B family protein: protein MAIRAGLLLVAMTGMATAQDAEPVRDTVGNWLIECVDATCVVSQTLLDAETNQRVVILTLQEAGADRMAGTLQLPFGLALQAGVQLSLGGVALDAAVPISTCMPIGCLVQLGFETDVLDGFASGDTLSVSVIIFDSGEMATFVLEMEGLSAARDRAASLVAG, encoded by the coding sequence ATGGCAATTCGAGCGGGCCTTTTATTGGTCGCGATGACCGGAATGGCAACGGCGCAGGACGCGGAACCTGTGCGTGATACGGTCGGCAACTGGCTGATCGAATGCGTTGATGCGACCTGTGTGGTCAGTCAGACGCTACTAGACGCGGAGACCAATCAACGGGTTGTCATCCTCACCTTGCAGGAGGCTGGAGCCGACCGTATGGCAGGCACACTTCAACTGCCGTTCGGCTTGGCACTGCAAGCGGGCGTGCAACTAAGCCTTGGCGGCGTGGCCCTGGACGCGGCGGTGCCGATCTCCACGTGCATGCCGATTGGCTGCCTCGTACAATTGGGGTTTGAGACCGACGTTCTGGATGGCTTTGCCAGCGGTGACACCCTGTCGGTCAGCGTCATCATCTTCGACAGCGGTGAGATGGCCACGTTTGTCCTTGAAATGGAAGGACTGTCCGCGGCCCGCGACCGCGCTGCCTCTCTCGTCGCGGGATAG
- a CDS encoding glutathione S-transferase family protein, which translates to MALELLNNPYSTCSQKVRLTLHEKGLPFTDTRLDFRKKEHLSPEYLKLNPNGVVPTLLDDGRPVVDSSVIMEYLEERFPEMPLAPADAYGRAQMRAWLRFLEEVPTTAIRVPSFNRVFVRHSRDLSEEDRAENAEIRPLRKHFYQKMGRDGFDDTEHQASLDRLRQTVERMEGALQKHDWLVGDALTLADFCVVPTIDRMEDLGLADTWSDLPGVTRWWTAIQKRPAFTATYASGARLSDIYEDLQRPA; encoded by the coding sequence ATGGCTCTGGAACTTCTGAATAATCCCTATTCGACGTGCTCGCAAAAAGTCCGACTGACGCTGCATGAAAAAGGCTTGCCCTTTACCGATACCCGGCTCGACTTTCGCAAGAAGGAACATTTGAGCCCTGAATATCTGAAGCTGAACCCGAACGGTGTCGTGCCCACGCTTCTTGATGACGGCCGACCCGTCGTCGATAGCTCGGTCATCATGGAATACTTGGAGGAGCGTTTCCCTGAAATGCCTCTTGCGCCGGCGGATGCCTACGGTCGTGCGCAAATGCGCGCTTGGCTGCGTTTTTTGGAGGAGGTGCCTACTACTGCAATTCGGGTGCCGTCATTCAACCGTGTGTTTGTGCGGCACAGCCGTGACTTGAGCGAAGAGGACCGAGCTGAGAACGCGGAAATTCGGCCACTTCGCAAGCATTTCTATCAGAAAATGGGGCGGGACGGCTTTGATGATACTGAACATCAAGCGTCCCTCGACCGATTGCGCCAAACAGTCGAGCGTATGGAGGGCGCCTTGCAGAAGCACGATTGGCTCGTAGGTGACGCCCTGACGCTTGCAGATTTTTGCGTCGTCCCGACAATCGATCGGATGGAGGATTTGGGCTTAGCCGACACTTGGTCCGACCTGCCGGGCGTGACGCGCTGGTGGACTGCGATCCAAAAGCGCCCGGCCTTCACTGCAACCTATGCCTCAGGCGCGCGCCTTTCAGATATCTATGAAGACCTGCAGAGGCCAGCATGA
- a CDS encoding fumarylacetoacetate hydrolase family protein produces the protein MKLVTFDDGAGQYIGVLAGEEIAVLDASVPAFASMRALLDAGPEAMSAARSAAQTSKDRRALGEVRLRAPLPRPAQMRDALCFEKHLRQARANRHLFGQAPGRVSPEDIDVPQIWYDQPIYYKGNRFAVSGPEDEILWPKGETRLDYELEIAAVIGRAGRDIVEADAHKHIAGYMIFNDFSARDHQIAEMAGSLGPAKGKDWDTANALGPWLVTPDEVDPVDGLDMTATVNGKIWSQGNSNTMHHSFSRVLAHISRDETLWPGEVIGSGTVGNGCGLELGRFLKSGDRVALTVDGLGVLKNSIGQQ, from the coding sequence ATGAAACTTGTTACTTTCGACGATGGTGCGGGGCAATACATTGGCGTGCTTGCCGGTGAAGAGATTGCTGTTCTAGACGCAAGCGTTCCGGCTTTCGCCTCGATGCGAGCATTGCTAGATGCCGGGCCGGAGGCCATGAGCGCGGCCCGATCCGCTGCACAAACCAGCAAAGATCGCCGTGCTTTGGGTGAAGTTAGGTTGCGTGCTCCGCTGCCGCGCCCTGCACAGATGCGCGATGCGTTGTGTTTTGAGAAGCACTTGCGCCAAGCCCGAGCCAATCGTCATCTTTTCGGACAAGCGCCCGGTCGGGTATCGCCAGAGGACATCGACGTTCCACAAATCTGGTACGATCAGCCGATCTATTACAAAGGCAACCGCTTCGCAGTCTCCGGACCCGAGGACGAAATTCTCTGGCCGAAAGGTGAGACAAGGCTCGATTACGAACTGGAGATTGCAGCGGTGATCGGCCGGGCAGGGCGCGATATCGTCGAAGCCGACGCCCACAAGCACATAGCAGGCTATATGATCTTCAACGACTTTTCAGCGCGTGACCATCAGATCGCCGAGATGGCGGGCTCTTTAGGCCCTGCAAAAGGAAAAGACTGGGACACTGCCAACGCTTTGGGCCCCTGGCTGGTAACACCGGACGAGGTTGATCCAGTTGACGGATTGGACATGACCGCAACGGTAAACGGAAAGATCTGGTCGCAGGGAAATTCAAACACAATGCACCACAGTTTTTCACGTGTTTTGGCTCATATCTCCAGAGATGAGACCCTATGGCCCGGCGAAGTCATCGGCTCTGGCACCGTCGGCAATGGCTGTGGCCTGGAGCTTGGGCGTTTTCTGAAATCGGGCGACAGAGTTGCACTTACGGTAGATGGGTTGGGCGTTCTAAAGAACAGCATTGGTCAACAGTGA
- a CDS encoding alanine/ornithine racemase family PLP-dependent enzyme: MSCPRVEVDLSKIRGNTRTLVERLKGRGIGVTAVTKAVCGHPAIAQAMLDGGAVSLAEARLSNVRRLRQAGLTCPITLIRTPLLSQVYGVVQLCDASYNTEPSVITALAAAALRQGKVHDIFLMVEMGDQREGIKPSDVGDMARHVVGMPGVALKGIGANFACLSGISPTDAKMRALSSLANAVERQCGAVLRTVSGGNSANLPWALEVHATGRVNDLRIGEAVLLGVDPLTGRQIEGMHRDAFTLVAEVIEAGAGSARQFFQNTIGTPAINQLIRNALINNKIILGLGQQDIDAAGLLMPPGVTFIGATSDHLVIGTRGTPLRVGTEIRFQINYAALMRAMAAPDIQTKLRDDQPEPPIHKPQGSNRHLALT, encoded by the coding sequence ATGAGTTGCCCTCGCGTTGAAGTTGACCTGAGCAAGATACGTGGCAACACGCGAACCCTTGTTGAGCGCCTGAAGGGACGCGGCATTGGCGTGACCGCGGTGACCAAAGCGGTCTGTGGACATCCAGCTATTGCCCAGGCCATGCTTGACGGAGGCGCCGTGTCTCTGGCCGAGGCGCGGTTAAGTAATGTGAGACGGTTACGTCAGGCTGGACTGACCTGTCCGATCACCTTGATCCGAACACCGCTACTGAGCCAGGTCTATGGCGTCGTGCAACTCTGCGATGCGAGCTACAACACAGAGCCATCCGTCATAACAGCCTTGGCCGCTGCTGCTCTCCGGCAAGGTAAAGTGCATGACATTTTTCTGATGGTCGAAATGGGTGATCAGCGTGAGGGGATCAAACCCAGCGACGTTGGGGACATGGCACGGCATGTGGTCGGTATGCCGGGAGTTGCCCTAAAAGGTATCGGGGCCAACTTTGCATGTCTTAGCGGCATTTCCCCAACCGATGCCAAAATGCGGGCCTTGTCGTCGCTTGCGAATGCGGTCGAAAGACAATGCGGCGCGGTCTTGCGGACAGTATCGGGGGGCAATTCTGCTAACTTGCCTTGGGCACTCGAGGTGCACGCTACCGGCCGGGTCAATGATTTGCGTATTGGGGAGGCAGTACTTCTTGGCGTCGATCCGCTCACAGGGAGGCAAATCGAAGGTATGCATCGAGACGCCTTTACGCTTGTCGCCGAAGTGATCGAGGCGGGCGCCGGATCTGCCCGCCAATTCTTTCAAAATACCATTGGCACCCCTGCAATCAATCAGCTTATCCGTAATGCGCTGATAAATAATAAAATAATTCTCGGCCTTGGGCAGCAGGATATCGACGCGGCGGGCCTTTTGATGCCGCCTGGAGTTACTTTCATCGGAGCAACGAGCGATCATCTTGTGATTGGCACGAGAGGGACCCCGCTTCGCGTGGGAACGGAAATTCGGTTTCAGATAAACTATGCAGCTTTGATGCGAGCCATGGCCGCGCCGGATATTCAAACAAAACTACGCGATGACCAGCCAGAGCCGCCAATCCACAAACCTCAAGGCTCTAACAGACACTTGGCACTGACATGA
- a CDS encoding autotransporter domain-containing protein: MQSGTVTLSGANTYGGATTVADGTLRAGNNTVLWNRVLVIDGTLNLNGYDVLSPDLSGTGIVTSNPAGLATFTFNGAGTFDGSFQDGVNGVVALEVNTGNASNTFTVNSADSTDSGSTTITTGTFVVNGGNAIGDESDVSISGAGTLRVLSNETIDSLSGAGSVDLDASTLTIAGPGATSFSGVLSGSGGLSLTNSGNLTLSGNNTYSGATTITGGTLAVTGGFAIGDESGVAVAGALTLLSDETIGSLSGTGMVSLNANTLTLAGTDTTAFSGVLSGTGGLSLTNAGTLTLSGVNSYTGNTSVSGGTLLVDGQIASPVSVSGTGVIGGSGGLGQLTVNGGGTIAPGNSIGTVTVVGDASLASGSTFALEVDGAGNADLLAATGNVTIDSGATLAITSETAGEDGSTYPWNNSYTFITAGSVSGTFGIVTSSLSALDASVTYTANSAVLTLARNNIDLTSVATTPNQIATAELLNGAGPTSPVTTAIWGAGEAAAPTSLNLVSGEIHASGQTHLLQASQLALGAAPTPGSSGGAVEVSQGIGGTSGGSLAWGTIFGAWYENRSDGVAATMDGTQFGVFAGTPLMQDASRSFGVMLGFTESSFDVDGRASTGSTSGAHFGLYGSAQIDPITLSYSAVYSDYAIETQRNVAAGAFTDRLGADYGAAAFSVSVEASYGHYINDLMLQPFAGLSYTRLEVDGFAETGGAAALTVAAASHDLTTAHLGVRFAREVTFGNTVVEANGSLGYHHVFGDTSPLSNVSLGGSPSVNIAGVPLARDSFTLGLGAAIQLTDTTALSMDYIGELSANAQSYRANLTFEIQF, translated from the coding sequence GTGCAGTCCGGAACAGTAACCTTGTCAGGCGCCAATACCTACGGGGGGGCGACCACCGTTGCGGATGGTACATTGCGTGCAGGCAACAACACCGTTCTATGGAACCGCGTACTGGTCATCGACGGCACGTTGAATCTGAATGGTTATGATGTGTTGTCACCCGACCTGTCGGGCACTGGAATTGTCACATCCAACCCTGCGGGTTTGGCGACATTTACTTTTAACGGCGCTGGGACTTTTGACGGATCTTTTCAGGATGGCGTCAACGGTGTTGTGGCGTTGGAGGTGAATACGGGCAATGCCTCCAACACGTTCACCGTGAACTCAGCCGACAGCACTGATTCCGGCAGCACCACCATCACTACCGGTACGTTTGTGGTGAATGGCGGCAACGCGATTGGCGACGAAAGTGACGTCTCGATTTCGGGTGCAGGTACTTTGCGCGTGCTGTCAAACGAGACGATCGATTCGCTTTCGGGCGCGGGCAGTGTGGACCTGGACGCCAGCACACTAACCATTGCGGGTCCAGGCGCGACGAGCTTTTCCGGTGTTTTGTCTGGTAGCGGCGGTCTGAGCCTGACTAATTCGGGCAATCTTACGCTTAGTGGGAACAACACCTATTCGGGGGCAACGACCATCACCGGCGGTACGTTGGCTGTGACAGGCGGCTTTGCTATTGGCGACGAAAGTGGCGTAGCGGTTGCAGGGGCATTGACGCTACTGTCCGACGAGACGATCGGCTCGCTATCGGGCACCGGAATGGTGAGCCTGAACGCCAACACACTGACCTTGGCAGGGACTGACACGACGGCCTTTTCGGGTGTGTTGTCAGGCACTGGCGGGCTGAGCCTGACCAATGCGGGCACTCTTACGCTAAGTGGGGTCAATAGCTATACCGGGAACACTTCGGTTAGCGGGGGTACCTTGCTGGTCGATGGTCAGATCGCGAGCCCAGTTTCCGTCAGCGGGACCGGCGTAATTGGCGGTTCGGGCGGGTTGGGGCAATTGACGGTGAATGGCGGGGGCACGATTGCGCCGGGCAACTCCATCGGCACAGTCACCGTCGTAGGTGATGCATCGCTTGCCAGTGGCAGCACATTTGCTTTGGAGGTTGACGGTGCAGGCAACGCCGATCTGTTGGCCGCTACGGGAAATGTCACGATTGATTCCGGTGCGACCCTGGCCATCACATCGGAGACAGCGGGAGAGGACGGTAGCACCTACCCGTGGAATAACTCTTACACGTTTATTACTGCTGGTTCGGTATCGGGCACCTTTGGGATAGTTACCTCAAGCTTGTCGGCCCTGGATGCATCGGTAACATATACTGCCAATTCGGCCGTTTTGACATTGGCCCGTAACAATATCGATCTGACAAGCGTCGCAACCACGCCAAACCAAATAGCCACCGCGGAATTGCTGAATGGAGCGGGCCCAACCTCACCCGTGACGACTGCGATATGGGGCGCTGGAGAGGCCGCGGCTCCTACATCCCTGAACCTGGTATCGGGAGAAATCCATGCCTCGGGCCAGACCCATCTGCTGCAAGCCTCACAGCTCGCCCTTGGAGCCGCCCCGACGCCCGGCAGCAGCGGTGGCGCGGTTGAAGTGAGCCAAGGCATCGGCGGCACGTCAGGCGGGTCTTTGGCGTGGGGCACGATCTTCGGCGCTTGGTATGAAAACCGGAGCGACGGCGTAGCTGCCACCATGGATGGCACTCAGTTCGGCGTCTTTGCAGGCACGCCGTTGATGCAGGACGCGAGCCGCTCGTTTGGGGTAATGCTCGGCTTCACCGAAAGCAGCTTTGATGTGGATGGCCGCGCATCCACCGGCAGCACCAGCGGCGCCCATTTCGGCCTCTATGGCTCCGCCCAAATCGACCCGATTACGCTTAGCTATTCGGCCGTCTACTCGGACTACGCGATTGAGACGCAGAGGAATGTTGCTGCTGGCGCATTCACGGATCGGCTTGGCGCCGACTACGGCGCCGCGGCCTTTTCGGTCAGCGTGGAGGCCAGTTATGGCCATTACATCAATGACTTAATGCTACAGCCCTTTGCGGGCCTGTCTTACACGAGGTTGGAGGTAGATGGATTTGCCGAGACAGGTGGGGCCGCCGCATTGACGGTCGCGGCCGCAAGTCATGATCTGACAACAGCCCATCTTGGTGTTCGCTTTGCCCGCGAGGTTACGTTTGGAAATACAGTGGTCGAGGCAAACGGTAGCCTTGGTTATCATCATGTTTTCGGTGATACGTCGCCCCTTTCCAACGTCAGCCTTGGCGGCTCTCCCTCGGTGAATATCGCAGGCGTGCCATTGGCGCGGGACAGCTTCACCCTCGGGCTCGGGGCCGCAATCCAGCTAACCGACACAACGGCGTTGTCGATGGATTACATCGGTGAACTCAGCGCCAACGCGCAATCGTATCGTGCAAACCTAACCTTCGAGATCCAATTTTGA
- a CDS encoding DUF1611 domain-containing protein → MKTDIQAADSVRRPINGAQAPSVIQGTAARLSSPFASTALPTAVVYCEGNFAKVDGKTANGLVRHSEAYRIVSVIDSSCSGTNSGQVLDGVNNTIPILKDLDSAVLYEHVKPNTFIFGMAPSTGRLSILDRAVVLEAIAHGMNIVSGLHEYLSDDIEIAQAALNRQVTIRDIRKPKLSKDMRLFDGSIANVDALRIAVLGTDCAIGKRTTATVLARALNAQGIKTVLVGTGQTGLMQGAKYGVAMDAVPPQFCCGELEGAIVAASQAEQPDVILIEGQGALSHPAFCTSAFILRGSQPDAVILQHAPKRTHRCDFPNMPMPTPASEIALIEAFSDTKVIGLTLNHEGMSDSEITSTIAEQSGILGLPVTDALNRPIANILAMVTAAYPGLRNGPPMAAT, encoded by the coding sequence ATGAAGACCGATATCCAAGCGGCAGATTCCGTGCGCCGCCCGATTAATGGCGCTCAAGCGCCCTCCGTGATCCAGGGCACAGCGGCACGATTATCTTCGCCCTTTGCATCCACCGCGTTGCCGACAGCAGTTGTATATTGCGAGGGCAATTTTGCCAAAGTTGATGGTAAGACAGCCAACGGCCTTGTGCGGCATTCAGAGGCTTACCGAATTGTTTCAGTCATCGACAGCTCGTGTAGCGGCACAAACAGCGGACAGGTGCTGGACGGCGTGAACAACACGATACCTATTCTCAAAGATCTAGATTCCGCTGTCCTCTACGAACACGTCAAGCCTAATACCTTCATCTTTGGAATGGCCCCCTCTACGGGGCGGCTATCAATCTTGGACCGTGCCGTCGTGCTGGAAGCGATCGCGCACGGTATGAACATCGTCAGTGGCCTGCATGAGTATCTGAGCGATGACATCGAAATCGCGCAAGCCGCATTGAACAGACAGGTCACAATCCGCGACATCCGCAAGCCGAAGCTTAGCAAAGACATGCGCTTGTTCGATGGCAGCATCGCAAATGTCGACGCGTTGCGTATCGCCGTTCTTGGGACAGATTGCGCGATCGGCAAGCGGACAACGGCAACGGTCCTTGCCCGTGCACTGAACGCACAGGGCATCAAGACTGTGTTGGTGGGAACAGGCCAGACAGGACTGATGCAGGGCGCTAAATATGGCGTTGCCATGGATGCCGTTCCTCCCCAATTCTGCTGCGGCGAACTTGAGGGTGCCATTGTTGCAGCCTCGCAGGCAGAGCAACCCGATGTTATTCTGATTGAGGGCCAAGGTGCGTTAAGCCATCCGGCGTTCTGTACATCGGCCTTTATCCTACGAGGCAGTCAACCCGACGCAGTTATCCTTCAGCACGCTCCAAAACGCACACATCGTTGTGATTTTCCCAATATGCCCATGCCCACTCCGGCGAGTGAAATTGCGTTGATCGAGGCGTTTTCAGACACCAAAGTCATCGGTCTCACGCTCAACCACGAGGGCATGTCGGATAGCGAGATCACAAGCACCATTGCGGAGCAGAGTGGGATACTCGGTCTGCCCGTCACCGATGCGCTTAACAGGCCAATTGCAAATATCTTGGCGATGGTGACCGCGGCCTATCCCGGTCTTCGGAATGGACCACCCATGGCCGCGACATGA
- a CDS encoding ParD-like family protein: MKIGDDLQEQLRKSSSVMCRLINAQAEFWMKVGMLAELNPTLPLTEIMAQQLKNADVQVPEIEAA; the protein is encoded by the coding sequence GTGAAAATCGGGGACGATCTGCAAGAGCAACTGCGCAAGTCCAGTTCGGTCATGTGCCGTTTGATCAATGCGCAGGCCGAATTCTGGATGAAGGTCGGTATGCTTGCCGAATTAAACCCGACCTTGCCGCTTACGGAGATTATGGCGCAGCAACTCAAGAACGCCGATGTGCAGGTGCCGGAAATCGAAGCAGCCTGA